The Toxorhynchites rutilus septentrionalis strain SRP chromosome 3, ASM2978413v1, whole genome shotgun sequence genome includes a region encoding these proteins:
- the LOC129774104 gene encoding probable cyclin-dependent serine/threonine-protein kinase DDB_G0292550, with protein MASILEIIKTTSSIVPQFDGNIDKLKAFADALNLVKTFETPENKATIINVILTKLEGRARNAFTETPTSVSEISKILKAKITTSPPEQVLAKMANLKQNGGIEQFCLDLEKLVFSLETAYTAKEIPPQVAKSMANKEGVKHLAGGLKNEKTSLIIRAGNFNSYSDAMTKALEENLNNASASVFAYSQTNRNANRFNNNVDTHYNNYRRRPNDFHNRGRNQNNFNRNNFNQNNFQNQPRNNYNRFGQQNQVRDQFSNINPQRNNNNNNRRNTNFNRPQQYIRLTGNESQPTDALQSEPALTLEENKHYGNQH; from the coding sequence atggCTAGCATACTCGAAATAATCAAGACTACATCGTCTATAGTTCCGCAATTCGACGGAAACATAGACAAACTGAAAGCCTTCGCTGACGCTTTAAACTtggtgaaaacatttgaaacaccGGAAAACAAAGCAACCATAATTAACGTCATACTAACCAAACTAGAGGGACGGGCGAGAAATGCATTCACTGAAACACCGACATCGGTGAGCGagataagcaaaattttaaaagcTAAAATAACGACCAGCCCACCGGAACAAGTTCTAGCTAAAATGGCTAACTTGAAACAAAACGGTGGAATCGAACAATTTTGCCTGGATTTAGAAAAATTGGTGTTCAGTTTGGAAACAGCGTACACCGCTAAAGAAATTCCGCCCCAAGTTGCCAAATCTATGGCAAACAAAGAAGGCGTCAAACATTTAGCCGGAgggttaaaaaacgaaaaaacctcgCTCATCATAAGAGCAGGGAATTTCAATTCATACTCCGACGCGATGACTAAAGCGTTGGAGGAAAACTTAAATAATGCGAGCGCATCAGTATTTGCATACTCGCAAACCAACAGAAACGCCAACCGTTTCAACAACAACGTTGACACACATTATAATAATTACAGGCGCAGGCCAAACGACTTCCATAACCGCGGTAGAAACCAAAACAATTTCAACCGCaacaatttcaaccaaaataatttccaaaaCCAACCGCGTAATAACTATAACCGTTTTGGCCAGCAAAACCAAGTTCGAGACCAATTCTCAAACATAAACCCACAgcgaaataacaacaacaacaataggcggaatacaaattttaaccGCCCTCAGCAATACATCCGCCTAACGGGAAACGAGTCACAACCGACGGATGCCCTCCAGTCCGAACCGGCATTGACATTGGAGGAAAACAAACATTACGGAAACCaacattaa